A single genomic interval of Camelina sativa cultivar DH55 chromosome 11, Cs, whole genome shotgun sequence harbors:
- the LOC104724229 gene encoding uncharacterized protein LOC104724229 — protein MGSISAAPGTTVLFSNLRRHSLYDRRHENLSVVSSSSQPSLIPRQRWLYVPKTRLRREILKVDFIARAADSTSSSPSVASGDGTLIPDDEFTLAKISFGVIGLGLGVSLLSYGFGAYFNILPGSEWSAIMLTYGFPLAIIGMALKYAELKPVPCLSYSDAVKLRESCATPILTQVRNDVTRYRYGDEQHLEEALKRIFQYGLGGGIPRRSAPILQMIREEVLTDGRYCLVLVFEAKALNLSDFEKRQAKFTSFFGPDITAEVGKGESENLYEVRLISNVSTNSVSSSS, from the exons atggGATCTATATCGGCAGCTCCGGGAACCACCGTCTTGTTCTCCAATCTCCGTCGCCACAGTCTATACGATCGTCGCCATGAGAATCTATCCGTCGTTTCGTCTTCTTCACAACCGTCTCTGATACCACGGCAGAGATGGCTCTACGTCCCTAAGACGAGGTTGAGAAGAGAGATTCTAAAGGTCGATTTCATCGCAAGAGCTGCTGATTCCACTAGCTCTTCTCCATCTGTAGCTTCCGGTGACGGAACCTTAATCCCCGATGATGAATTCACTCTAGCCAAG ATTTCGTTTGGTGTTATTGGGCTAGGTCTCGGGGTTTCGCTACTCTC GTATGGTTTTGGGGCTTATTTTAATATCCTTCCTGGATCTGAGTGGTCTGCTATTATGCTTACATATGGATTTCCCCTTGCTATTATTGGAATGGCTCTCAAG TACGCAGAACTCAAACCAGTTCCTTGCTTGAGCTACTCGGATGCAGTGAAGCTTAGGGAAAGCTGCGCTACTCCTATTTTAACACAG GTTAGAAATGATGTCACGAGATACCGTTATGGAGATGAACAACATTTGGAAGAAGCATTAAAACGGATCTTTCAGTATGGACTG GGAGGAGGAATCCCAAGACGTAGTGCACCTATCTTACAGATGATTAGGGAGGAG GTCCTGACTGATGGTCGTTACTGCTTGGTCCTTGTATTTGAGGCGAAAGCTCTGAATTTGTCAGATTTTGAAAAAAGACAG GCGAAATTCACTTCCTTCTTTGGACCAGACATTACTGCAGAAGTTG GTAAAGGAGAAAGTGAAAATCTCTATGAAGTAAGACTGATTTCCAACGTCTCCACCAACTCtgtatcttcttcctcttag
- the LOC104728321 gene encoding receptor-like serine/threonine-protein kinase SD1-8: MRIVLLLLFVLFHKGFSSEYDSRISSSMPLKISKRRPILSPKSIFKLGFFTPAVVGDRWYLGIWNRRFPSEVVWVANRNNPLPKPIGTLTIFKNNLDLVDQYGKSVWSTSTNGTSQRLNKSVLTGELLDNGNLVLRCSDKHDSSEFLWQSFDDPTDTLLPDMKVGWDKKSGLNKILRSWKTTDDPSTCDYTYKVEILRSEEISYSFSISNASFFSILRLSSNGALNRSTWIPRSGKFKRIDYLLPNDACDVYNTCGPNGLCDINTSPPCNCIHGFQPREQEAWELQDRESGCVPKTQSRCSGDQFLTLKNMKLPDTAESVVDMKLGLKECEKKCLNNCNCTAYANESMKNGGSGCIIWVGELLDVRKNKVAGQNLYVKMDAIYIGELHFESMELETIVQATQGFSDSNKIGKGGFGIVYKGRLLDGQEIAVKRLSKISTQGIAGFKTELSLIASVQHVNLVQLLGYCFEGGEMIIIYEYLENSSLDTFIFDESQSSKLNWEKRFQIINGITRGLLYLHQDSRYPIVHRDLKPRNVLLDKDMVPKISDFGMGNVFDKNKAEANTTNIVGTYGYMSPEYAEDGTYSTKSDVFSFGVLVLEIIYGKTNRESYKYSENEESLINYIWRYWKEGKGLDIIDPVIFDSSTFQPHEVKRCIQIGLLCVQERPEDRPTVLSVSVMLASDTMEIALPKPPGYSVRRSPLEIGSSSRKRRNEESWTVTEVTYSGIEPR; the protein is encoded by the exons ATGAGGatagttttgttattattattcgtTCTATTTCATAAAGGTTTCTCCTCCGAGTATGATTCGAGAATTTCATCCTCAATGCCcctaaaaatatctaaacgaaGACCCATCTTATCCCCTAAAAGTATTTTTAAGCTTGGCTTTTTCACACCGGCCGTAGTAGGTGACCGTTGGTATCTCGGTATATGGAACCGAAGGTTCCCTAGTGAAGTGGTATGGGTTGCAAACAGAAACAATCCACTCCCCAAGCCCATCGGAACACTCACAATCTTCAAGAACAACCTCGACCTTGTTGATCAATACGGTAAGTCTGTTTGGTCAACCTCAACCAATGGGACTAGCCAAAGACTGAACAAGTCGGTATTGACTGGAGAGCTTCTTGACAATGGCAACTTGGTATTGCGATGCTCCGACAAGCACGACTCAAGTGAATTTTTATGGCAAAGCTTCGACGATCCGACTGACACGTTACTCCCTGATATGAAAGTGGGTTGGGATAAGAAGTCGGGTCTAAATAAGATATTACGATCATGGAAAACCACTGACGATCCTTCAACTTGCGATTACACTTACAAAGTAGAAATCC TGAGGAGTGAGGAAATCAGCTATTCATTTAGCATAAGTAACGCTAGCTTTTTCTCAATATTGAGATTGAGTTCTAACGGAGCATTGAACCGGTCCACATGGATCCCAAGATCAGGGAAGTTCAAGAGGATAGATTATTTATTACCAAATGATGCGTGCGATGTATACAACACATGTGGGCCTAATGGTCTATGTGACATAAACACCTCACCGCCCTGTAATTGCATCCACGGGTTTCAGCCAAGAGAACAAGAGGCGTGGGAACTACAAGATAGAGAAAGCGGGTGTGTGCCGAAGACTCAGTCAAGGTGCTCTGGAGATCAGTTCTTAACTCTGAAGAACATGAAACTACCAGATACAGCAGAGTCAGTTGTCGACATGAAACTTGGGTTGAAGGAATGCGAGAAGAAGTGCTTAAATAATTGCAACTGTACTGCCTACGCGAATGAGAGTATGAAAAACGGTGGTTCAGGTTGTATTATTTGGGTAGGGGAGCTATTGGATGTCCGGAAGAACAAGGTTGCCGGTCAAAATCTTTATGTTAAGATGGACGCCATTTATATCG GAGAATTACATTTTGAGTCTATGGAACTTGAAACTATTGTCCAGGCCACCCAAGGTTTTTctgattcaaataaaatagGAAAAGGTGGATTTGGGATTGTTTACAAg GGGAGGTTACTTGACGGACAAGAAATCGCTGTGAAGAGACTGTCGAAGATTTCAACTCAAGGTATTGCTGGATTTAAAACTGAGTTAAGTCTGATCGCGAGTGTCCAACATGTAAACCTCGTCCAGCTCCTAGGCTACTGCTTTGAGGGGGGTGAGATGATTATAATTTATGAATACCTGGAAAACTCAAGCCTCGACACTTTTATATTTG ACGAAAGCCAAAGCTCTAAGTTAAACTGGGAGAAGAGGTTCCAAATTATCAATGGAATCACTCGGGGCCTTTTGTATCTTCACCAAGATTCGAGATATCCGATTGTCCATAGGGACTTAAAACCCAGAAATGTTTTACTTGACAAAGATATGGTTccaaaaatatcagattttggGATGGGAAATGTATTTGATAAGAATAAGGCAGAAGCTAACACAACAAATATCGTCGGAACTTA CGGTTACATGTCTCCGGAATACGCGGAGGACGGAACTTATTCAACAAAGTCTGATGTCTTCAGTTTCGGTGTCTTGGTTCTTGAGATTATCTATGGAAAAACGAACAGAGAATCTTATAAATACTCGGAGAACGAAGAAAGTCTTATTAATTAT ATATGGAGGTATTGGAAGGAAGGTAAAGGGCTCGACATCATTGATCCGGTTATCTTCGACTCATCAACATTCCAACCACACGAAGTAAAAAGATGCATACAGATTGGTCTCTTGTGTGTTCAAGAACGTCCGGAAGATAGACCCACGGTGTTATCAGTGTCTGTGATGCTCGCAAGCGACACAATGGAGATCGCTCTACCAAAACCGCCTGGTTATTCAGTTCGTAGAAGTCCTCTTGAGATTGGTTCCTCATCACGAAAAAGGCGAAATGAAGAGTCTTGGACTGTGACCGAAGTTACCTATTCGGGCATTGAACCTCGGTAA